The Methanoregula boonei 6A8 genome has a window encoding:
- a CDS encoding metallophosphoesterase family protein: MGTVVFSDVHADADALGMISDLLRDNAFARRFGPVDTLVNLGDLLHRGNCPEPTLELIRDLSKEYRLISVLGNHDHAYLNGVPVSGSDEISTRRHEKLRGSPLLEIFSGMPMEWVDRGMLFVHGGPLDLGTQTLRLKCWQRLSRTAGDSFTGYHYTAQMAFEALERRGLSFLVCGHQHTHICCRKTTSGINEHRIRYVPEKEPLLYGCAMESARILLDMPTLFRIGGCHGDEPEFGYLDSTSFTYIRLKCPGRCGTSFS; this comes from the coding sequence ATGGGCACGGTTGTCTTCTCCGATGTACATGCCGACGCAGATGCGCTGGGCATGATTTCAGATCTCCTCAGGGACAACGCGTTTGCCCGGCGCTTTGGCCCGGTCGATACCCTGGTAAACCTGGGAGATCTCCTGCACCGGGGAAACTGCCCTGAGCCCACGCTCGAACTTATCCGGGATCTCTCAAAAGAGTACCGGCTCATCTCTGTGCTTGGCAATCACGATCATGCGTACCTCAACGGTGTCCCGGTCTCAGGAAGCGATGAGATAAGTACCCGCCGTCACGAGAAGTTGCGCGGTTCCCCGCTCCTTGAGATCTTTTCCGGTATGCCCATGGAGTGGGTGGACCGGGGCATGCTCTTTGTCCATGGCGGGCCGCTGGATCTTGGTACCCAGACGCTCCGGCTCAAGTGCTGGCAGCGGCTCTCGCGCACGGCAGGTGACTCCTTTACCGGATACCACTACACTGCACAGATGGCTTTTGAGGCGCTCGAACGGCGCGGGCTCTCGTTCCTGGTCTGCGGCCACCAGCATACCCATATCTGCTGCCGCAAGACCACCAGCGGGATTAACGAACACCGGATCCGTTATGTCCCGGAAAAAGAGCCTCTTCTTTACGGCTGTGCGATGGAATCGGCCCGCATCCTCCTTGATATGCCAACACTTTTCAGGATTGGCGGGTGCCATGGGGACGAGCCGGAATTCGGTTACCTTGACTCAACCTCGTTTACGTATATCCGGCTCAAGTGCCCGGGCAGATGCGGTACGTCGTTTTCATAA
- a CDS encoding DUF92 domain-containing protein codes for MAKQRGLGYAAALTGGAILAGPYVQSLWSPWLMALIIILFSLILWRFFDLKYFAYVFCILSGLYAVNLLPFLVLATTMAMIALGELVFQSGTDDLNTYFYYIVSTAWAGVLVMVYLHENAILMIIFGIIAAVLLKVILLKYEDSLVLEGVGIAMTMYLIKELNYTANIEIVLVAVVIAFVFGYFAFRAKTADLSGLFSIALVGVILLVFADATWLLVMLTFFILGSVCTRYKFEYKKQIGVEQGKSGARGYRNVFANGIVACAAAVLYGVFVQPVFIVMYVGCVATAAADTMASEIGVTGGIPYMITTLRKVPIGTNGGVSVKGEAVCVLGSLVVSLVALGFHLITPSMAVICTITGFVGTNLDSLVGALLENKGFLGNAGTNFLATLGGGLFAVALYWIFITHGIVW; via the coding sequence ATGGCAAAGCAGCGGGGACTGGGATACGCAGCGGCGCTTACCGGTGGTGCCATCCTTGCCGGCCCGTACGTGCAGTCGCTGTGGTCCCCGTGGCTCATGGCCCTTATTATCATTCTTTTCTCCCTTATCCTCTGGCGGTTCTTTGATCTGAAATATTTCGCGTACGTCTTTTGCATTCTCTCTGGCCTGTACGCGGTCAACCTCCTGCCTTTTCTCGTCCTTGCAACAACAATGGCCATGATAGCGCTTGGCGAACTGGTCTTCCAGTCGGGGACCGATGATCTCAACACCTACTTTTACTACATCGTATCCACGGCCTGGGCCGGCGTGCTTGTCATGGTCTATCTCCATGAAAATGCAATCCTCATGATTATCTTTGGGATCATCGCCGCCGTGCTCCTCAAGGTGATCCTGCTGAAGTACGAGGATTCGCTGGTGCTTGAGGGTGTGGGTATTGCAATGACAATGTACCTGATAAAGGAGCTCAACTACACGGCCAACATTGAGATCGTGCTCGTTGCTGTGGTCATTGCCTTTGTCTTTGGATATTTTGCATTCCGGGCAAAGACCGCAGATCTCTCGGGGCTTTTTTCCATCGCACTTGTGGGCGTCATCCTCCTTGTCTTTGCCGATGCAACATGGCTCCTTGTCATGCTCACCTTCTTTATCCTCGGTTCGGTCTGCACCCGGTACAAATTCGAGTACAAGAAGCAGATCGGGGTTGAGCAGGGTAAGAGCGGGGCCCGGGGCTACCGCAATGTCTTTGCAAACGGGATCGTTGCCTGTGCTGCTGCGGTGCTGTACGGCGTCTTTGTCCAGCCGGTTTTTATCGTAATGTACGTCGGGTGCGTGGCAACCGCGGCCGCGGATACGATGGCAAGCGAGATTGGTGTTACCGGTGGGATACCCTACATGATAACAACGCTGCGCAAGGTGCCGATCGGGACAAACGGCGGCGTCTCGGTGAAGGGGGAAGCCGTCTGCGTGCTGGGCAGTCTTGTGGTGTCGCTGGTTGCACTCGGATTCCATCTCATCACGCCGTCAATGGCGGTCATCTGCACGATTACGGGCTTTGTGGGTACAAATCTTGACAGCCTGGTAGGAGCACTTCTCGAAAACAAGGGCTTTTTGGGAAATGCAGGGACAAATTTCCTTGCCACACTGGGCGGCGGCCTCTTTGCGGTGGCCCTGTACTGGATCTTTATCACGCACGGCATTGTCTGGTAA
- a CDS encoding DUF7847 domain-containing protein, whose amino-acid sequence MVLAELQEAVRSVGQAPVYWVSGAAAGLLCAALWIVYNISGAFFAGRLVILAALVMVLFIAGTFALVKKNSTDAGELVREGVQYYFRVLLPWLVISAVLLLVFVVITIVTVFTQGSTVDYEAMGILAVIVMIPTLFLTFFCDTAAVFEDLRVFTSLRRSIGVAAAHAGAVFSFFVVCAALVFADFFIFAIIWEGLLYEKLAPLAQYNETQFASVTPQLLITMIGPDGIWITAAVICLALLFIVPLLLAYKACFYRSIAGVAGVAPGVEKPLTGEYDSKGRWYKY is encoded by the coding sequence ATGGTGCTTGCTGAGTTGCAGGAGGCCGTCCGGTCCGTTGGCCAGGCCCCGGTGTACTGGGTTTCAGGGGCTGCAGCCGGGCTGCTCTGCGCGGCACTCTGGATTGTGTATAATATCTCCGGTGCTTTCTTTGCCGGACGTCTGGTCATTCTTGCCGCGCTCGTGATGGTCCTCTTTATTGCCGGGACCTTTGCCTTAGTAAAGAAGAATAGTACTGATGCCGGAGAACTGGTGCGCGAAGGAGTGCAGTATTATTTCCGGGTACTGCTCCCGTGGCTTGTCATCTCCGCCGTGCTCCTTCTGGTCTTTGTCGTGATCACCATTGTTACCGTTTTTACCCAGGGCAGCACGGTGGATTATGAAGCAATGGGGATCCTTGCCGTGATTGTGATGATCCCTACGCTCTTCCTGACCTTCTTTTGCGATACGGCTGCAGTCTTTGAGGACCTCAGGGTCTTTACTTCCCTGCGCCGCAGCATCGGGGTTGCAGCAGCCCATGCGGGTGCAGTGTTCAGTTTCTTTGTTGTGTGTGCCGCGCTCGTGTTTGCGGACTTCTTTATCTTTGCCATTATCTGGGAAGGACTGCTCTACGAGAAACTGGCACCGCTTGCGCAGTACAATGAGACGCAGTTTGCCTCTGTTACCCCTCAACTGCTCATCACCATGATTGGTCCGGATGGAATCTGGATTACTGCCGCGGTCATCTGTCTTGCGCTCCTCTTTATCGTACCGCTCCTGCTCGCCTACAAGGCCTGCTTTTACCGGTCCATTGCAGGAGTTGCGGGAGTTGCACCGGGTGTTGAGAAACCACTGACCGGCGAATACGACAGCAAGGGCCGCTGGTACAAATACTGA
- the larB gene encoding nickel pincer cofactor biosynthesis protein LarB, whose protein sequence is MHANPVLSSVLERYKNGEIPLEAAAEEIEGLRMERIGDFACLDLGRAVRCGMPEVVLAEGKDEAHLAEIAACHAQAAGRCVVTRVNAAQVAAVQARCAGTGISVEHREAARVLVLSTGTAPEPTGGVVAIITAGTSDIRVAEEAKVIAEEMGCTVRTAYDVGAAGIHRLFPALKPLLDADAFIVCAGREGTLPAVVAGLVDKPVLGVPVSTGYGYMGQGRAALASMLQSCSVIAVVNIDAGFTAGAFAARIANGGGKQ, encoded by the coding sequence ATGCATGCAAATCCCGTCCTCTCATCGGTTCTTGAACGCTACAAAAACGGCGAGATCCCGCTCGAAGCAGCAGCAGAGGAGATCGAGGGGCTACGGATGGAGCGGATTGGGGACTTTGCCTGCCTTGACCTTGGCCGGGCGGTCCGGTGCGGGATGCCCGAGGTAGTGCTTGCGGAAGGAAAAGACGAAGCGCACCTGGCAGAGATCGCGGCCTGTCACGCACAGGCTGCCGGCCGCTGCGTTGTGACAAGGGTAAACGCTGCGCAGGTTGCGGCAGTGCAGGCACGGTGTGCCGGCACCGGCATTTCCGTTGAGCACCGGGAGGCGGCACGGGTGCTTGTGCTTTCAACCGGGACTGCACCGGAACCAACCGGTGGCGTGGTTGCGATCATCACTGCCGGTACCTCGGACATCCGGGTCGCAGAGGAGGCAAAGGTGATCGCAGAAGAGATGGGTTGCACCGTGAGAACCGCGTACGATGTCGGGGCGGCCGGCATCCACCGGCTCTTCCCGGCCTTAAAGCCCCTGCTGGATGCCGATGCATTCATTGTCTGTGCAGGAAGGGAGGGAACGCTGCCGGCAGTTGTAGCCGGGCTCGTGGACAAACCGGTGCTTGGTGTTCCTGTCAGTACCGGGTACGGCTACATGGGCCAGGGACGTGCGGCACTTGCAAGCATGCTCCAGTCCTGCTCGGTTATTGCCGTAGTAAATATCGATGCCGGGTTCACGGCAGGTGCCTTTGCGGCCCGGATCGCAAACGGGGGAGGAAAACAATGA
- a CDS encoding pyruvate kinase alpha/beta domain-containing protein, translating into MAFTAKTTYYFDAPGAANTKDAARFAVERAKELHLKKIVVASSSGETANVFFDAMKGTGLTLVVVTHVMGFSKPGEWEFDKKAAEDLRRQGVIIVTGTHVLSGLERAISRSKNLGGASRSEAIAEALRRVIAIGLKVAVECVLIAADQGAIGIDEEVIAVGGTATGADTVCVIRPANTSSFFDLQVREIVAMPRNR; encoded by the coding sequence ATGGCGTTTACTGCAAAAACCACGTATTATTTCGATGCACCGGGCGCTGCCAACACAAAGGATGCAGCGCGCTTTGCGGTCGAACGGGCAAAGGAACTACACCTAAAAAAGATCGTGGTCGCGAGCAGCTCCGGTGAGACTGCGAACGTCTTTTTTGATGCAATGAAAGGAACAGGGCTCACCCTTGTTGTCGTGACCCATGTCATGGGCTTTTCAAAACCCGGTGAATGGGAGTTTGACAAAAAGGCTGCCGAAGACCTCCGCAGGCAGGGTGTTATCATTGTGACCGGCACCCATGTCCTCTCGGGACTCGAGCGCGCCATCTCCCGGTCAAAGAATCTGGGTGGCGCATCCCGGTCCGAGGCGATTGCCGAGGCGTTGCGCCGGGTGATCGCGATAGGCCTCAAGGTCGCAGTTGAATGTGTCCTTATCGCTGCAGACCAGGGCGCCATAGGAATTGATGAAGAGGTTATTGCTGTCGGGGGAACTGCGACCGGTGCTGACACGGTGTGTGTGATCCGCCCGGCAAACACCTCAAGCTTCTTCGATCTCCAGGTGCGGGAGATCGTGGCCATGCCAAGGAACCGGTAA
- the hisS gene encoding histidine--tRNA ligase: MIQKPRGTRDFLPDEMEARRSIEAKMREAVRRFGYREVCTPEFEELELFTLRSGEGIMQEMYVFEDKGGRKLALRPEITAAVIRMYINEAKVAPKPLRWCYFADCFRYERPQKGRYRQFWQFGAELIGADTALADAEVIMLAAEALNATGVTWELKVGHLAFMKNLLADLDPAAQRRVMAHLDKKDFEGLAETLAGMRKSGLNDSLTALVECRTLAEAFEIAGTIPEKERVEQTMGILDASGVRYSLNFGIARGLDYYTGMVFEGFAENLGAENQILGGGAYRLAHLFGGDDVASCGFAIGFDRVMVSLGEVFAAKDTIAGIVCTDEGRSFALSVAREFRAAGIRAEMDLMGRGLGAQLAHASKTADFAVVIGKREADAGQVTLKNLHSGEQKTLDPAAAIAEVKAHGAR; the protein is encoded by the coding sequence ATGATCCAGAAACCACGAGGCACACGGGATTTCCTTCCCGATGAGATGGAAGCACGGCGCAGTATAGAGGCAAAGATGCGTGAGGCAGTGCGCCGCTTCGGGTACCGGGAGGTCTGCACCCCCGAATTCGAGGAACTCGAACTTTTCACGCTCCGGTCGGGCGAGGGGATCATGCAGGAGATGTATGTCTTTGAGGACAAGGGTGGCCGCAAGCTTGCCCTGCGCCCGGAGATCACCGCTGCTGTGATCCGGATGTACATCAATGAGGCAAAGGTAGCGCCAAAACCGCTGCGCTGGTGCTACTTTGCGGACTGCTTCCGGTACGAGCGCCCGCAGAAAGGGAGGTACCGCCAGTTCTGGCAGTTTGGGGCCGAACTGATCGGGGCCGACACCGCGCTTGCCGATGCGGAAGTGATCATGCTTGCTGCAGAGGCCCTCAACGCAACCGGCGTCACATGGGAACTTAAGGTAGGCCATCTCGCGTTTATGAAAAATCTTCTCGCCGACCTTGACCCGGCAGCCCAGCGCCGGGTGATGGCGCATCTCGACAAGAAAGATTTCGAAGGGCTTGCAGAAACGCTGGCAGGGATGAGAAAATCCGGCTTGAACGACTCTCTTACAGCGCTCGTGGAGTGCCGCACGCTCGCGGAGGCTTTTGAGATCGCCGGGACTATTCCAGAAAAGGAGCGCGTGGAGCAAACGATGGGCATCCTCGATGCTTCCGGTGTCAGATATTCGCTTAACTTCGGGATTGCCCGGGGGCTGGACTACTACACCGGCATGGTCTTTGAGGGGTTTGCAGAGAACCTCGGTGCCGAGAACCAGATCCTGGGCGGCGGGGCATACCGGCTCGCACACCTGTTCGGAGGGGACGATGTTGCTTCCTGCGGGTTTGCTATCGGCTTTGACCGGGTGATGGTCTCCCTTGGAGAGGTGTTTGCTGCAAAAGATACCATTGCCGGGATTGTCTGCACGGATGAGGGCCGCAGCTTCGCGCTCTCGGTGGCCCGCGAATTCCGGGCCGCCGGGATCCGGGCGGAGATGGACCTTATGGGACGCGGGCTTGGGGCACAGCTTGCCCATGCGTCAAAGACTGCTGACTTTGCGGTCGTGATTGGCAAACGCGAGGCGGATGCCGGCCAGGTCACGCTCAAAAATCTTCATTCGGGCGAGCAGAAAACACTTGACCCGGCCGCGGCGATTGCCGAGGTGAAAGCGCATGGTGCTCGCTGA
- a CDS encoding nicotinamide-nucleotide adenylyltransferase: protein MKRGFYVGRFQPYHNGHQAVLSELARTCDEIILGVGSAQLSHTLENPFTAGERVLMITRALTDLRCPYYVIPIEDVQRNALWAAHVRSMTPPFDTCYSSNPLVVRLFFEAGVDVQSPAMYERDRHSGTEIRRRMLAGEPWENLVPPAVVTVVREIDGVERLREIARAD, encoded by the coding sequence ATGAAGCGGGGATTTTACGTGGGCAGGTTCCAGCCGTACCACAACGGTCACCAGGCCGTGCTCTCCGAGCTTGCCCGTACCTGCGATGAGATTATCCTTGGCGTGGGGAGCGCGCAGCTCTCCCATACGCTTGAGAATCCATTCACCGCGGGAGAGCGTGTGCTCATGATCACCCGGGCACTGACCGATCTCAGGTGCCCGTACTATGTGATCCCGATTGAGGATGTGCAGCGGAATGCGCTCTGGGCTGCACATGTCAGATCGATGACACCGCCGTTTGATACCTGCTATTCCTCAAACCCGCTTGTGGTCAGGCTCTTTTTCGAGGCAGGGGTCGATGTGCAGTCCCCCGCGATGTACGAACGCGACCGGCACAGCGGTACGGAGATCCGGCGCAGGATGCTTGCAGGTGAGCCCTGGGAAAACCTGGTACCTCCTGCAGTAGTAACCGTAGTCCGCGAGATCGACGGCGTGGAAAGACTGCGCGAGATCGCCCGCGCTGATTGA
- a CDS encoding redox-regulated ATPase YchF, translating to MITLALAGKPNCGKSTFFKAATMANAEIANYPFTTINPNFGVAYVRTTCPCKGLDLTCGHCIDGVRFVAVNLIDVAGLVPDAHKGKGLGNQFLDNLRQADAILHVIDASGGTDSEGNPVGAGNHDPSEDVKFLTYEMTMWVYGILDKHWSRLSRQASVKTFSIHQGIAEVFTGLGITADEVREVELKLKLDLVHAQMEELVQFSAEMVKISKPMLVVGNKIDETPEPLKEKLAAEKVAFASAASELALRNAAAAKVIKYLPGDKQFSVADGITLSAPQKAGLVKIAEVMKKNNGTGVQDAINRAVFELLDRIVVYPVEDENKLCNKQGDVLPDAFLMKRGSTPHDLAFQVHTDIGKGFLYAIDARTKMRIKETHILKDGDIIKIVSAAK from the coding sequence ATGATCACTCTTGCGCTTGCAGGCAAACCAAACTGCGGAAAGTCCACCTTTTTTAAGGCGGCCACCATGGCGAACGCTGAGATCGCCAATTACCCGTTCACGACCATCAATCCCAACTTCGGCGTCGCCTATGTACGGACGACCTGCCCCTGTAAGGGTCTCGACCTCACATGCGGCCATTGCATTGACGGTGTGCGCTTCGTGGCGGTCAACCTGATCGATGTTGCCGGGCTCGTTCCCGATGCGCACAAGGGTAAAGGTTTGGGTAACCAGTTCCTTGACAACCTCCGGCAGGCCGATGCGATCCTGCACGTGATCGATGCAAGCGGCGGAACCGACAGCGAGGGGAACCCTGTGGGCGCCGGCAACCACGACCCATCCGAAGACGTGAAGTTCCTTACCTATGAGATGACCATGTGGGTTTATGGGATCCTCGACAAGCACTGGTCCCGTCTCTCACGGCAGGCCTCGGTCAAGACATTCTCTATCCACCAGGGCATTGCCGAGGTCTTTACGGGCCTTGGGATCACGGCCGATGAAGTGCGTGAGGTGGAACTCAAGCTCAAACTCGACCTTGTCCACGCGCAGATGGAGGAACTTGTGCAGTTCAGCGCGGAGATGGTAAAGATCTCAAAGCCGATGCTTGTGGTAGGAAACAAGATCGATGAGACGCCCGAACCACTGAAAGAAAAACTTGCCGCTGAGAAAGTCGCGTTTGCAAGCGCAGCATCCGAACTTGCGCTCCGGAATGCCGCGGCTGCAAAAGTGATCAAATATCTGCCGGGCGACAAGCAGTTCTCTGTTGCTGATGGCATCACGCTCTCCGCCCCGCAGAAAGCGGGCCTTGTGAAGATCGCCGAGGTCATGAAGAAGAACAATGGGACGGGTGTTCAGGACGCGATTAACCGGGCGGTTTTTGAACTTCTCGACCGGATTGTCGTATACCCGGTCGAAGACGAGAACAAGCTCTGCAACAAGCAGGGCGACGTGCTGCCGGATGCATTTTTAATGAAGCGTGGATCGACTCCGCACGATCTCGCGTTCCAGGTTCACACTGATATCGGCAAGGGATTTTTGTACGCAATCGATGCCCGCACCAAGATGCGGATCAAGGAGACCCATATCCTCAAGGATGGGGATATTATCAAGATCGTAAGTGCCGCGAAGTAG
- a CDS encoding valine--tRNA ligase — protein MASSDELPKNYDFAEVEERWRKSWRDEDHYFDHNSKKPQFVIDTPPPYPTGNFHIGNALNWCYIDFFARYKRMKGYNVMFPQGWDCHGLPTEVKVEELNHITKNDVSREEFRKMCRELTLKNIEQMRLTLRRMAFSTDWSNEYITMMPKYYSKTQLSFLRMYQSGYIYQDEHPVNYCTRCETAIAFAEVSYEDRETQLNFFNFDGVEIATTRPELLAACVAVAVHPDDDRYHKLKGKSLKVPLFGHAVPVVQDEAVDPSFGSGAVMICTFGDKQDVHWWKQHNLPLRKAIDRTGKMTEICGKYTGLSTTECRKAILADMNAAGILKKQEKLQQRVGTCWRCKTPIEILSNRQWFIRIKQKEIRDAAHQIAWYPEHMLRRMENWIDQMEWDWCISRQRIFATPIPVWTCAKCGEIVVPDDKDLPCDPTLTKPKHPCPKCGGNDFVGEEDVLDTWMDSSISVLNVTGWDGSGKPKIFPAQIRPQGHDIIRTWAFYSILRSVALTGSKPWDQILVNGMVLGEDGFKMSKSRGNVIVPEDLVGRYGADALRQWAATGAALGSDIMFSWNDVIAASRFQTKMWNIARFALIQLEKEGIDENAPITALADRWLLARLSDTVATVSARMENYEFDEALKEIREFAWDVLADNYIELAKGRLYAGDASRKSACRVLYTAYDALCRMLAPFVPYFAEECYSYLHKGSVHNQSWVDFTFDDPAARAEGDLLVKVVAEVRKYKHDKGLALNAPLGKVTVYAPHTTNDENDTGRTLNADVHWRTDKAHLDKVVSGIDFNRSVVGPALRKDAGAFMEAVKALSPEELANPPKTITVNGKDLAIPENAFTPKYSYVEEGAKVDVITVGDVIVTVAGKE, from the coding sequence ATGGCTTCCTCTGACGAACTTCCCAAAAATTACGATTTTGCCGAGGTGGAGGAGCGCTGGCGGAAGAGCTGGCGCGACGAGGACCACTATTTTGACCACAACTCGAAAAAACCGCAGTTCGTGATCGATACGCCCCCGCCCTACCCTACGGGAAATTTCCATATCGGAAACGCGCTCAACTGGTGTTATATCGATTTCTTCGCCCGGTACAAGCGGATGAAAGGCTACAACGTGATGTTCCCGCAGGGCTGGGACTGCCACGGTCTCCCCACCGAAGTAAAAGTCGAGGAACTCAACCATATCACGAAAAACGATGTGTCCCGCGAAGAGTTCCGGAAGATGTGCCGGGAGCTCACGCTCAAAAATATCGAGCAGATGCGCCTGACCCTGCGGCGCATGGCGTTCTCCACGGACTGGTCGAATGAATACATCACGATGATGCCGAAGTACTACTCAAAGACCCAGCTCTCGTTTTTGAGGATGTACCAATCCGGCTATATCTACCAGGACGAACACCCGGTCAACTATTGCACCCGGTGCGAGACCGCAATCGCGTTTGCCGAGGTTTCGTACGAGGACCGCGAGACGCAGCTCAATTTCTTTAATTTCGATGGTGTGGAGATCGCGACCACCCGGCCGGAGCTCCTTGCCGCCTGCGTTGCCGTTGCAGTCCACCCGGACGATGACCGATACCACAAGCTCAAAGGAAAATCCCTCAAGGTGCCGCTCTTTGGCCACGCGGTTCCCGTGGTCCAGGATGAGGCCGTTGATCCGTCATTTGGGTCTGGCGCGGTGATGATCTGTACGTTTGGTGACAAGCAGGATGTCCACTGGTGGAAGCAGCACAACCTGCCGCTCCGTAAAGCCATCGACCGTACAGGAAAGATGACAGAGATCTGCGGGAAGTATACCGGCCTGTCTACCACGGAATGCAGGAAAGCGATCCTTGCGGACATGAATGCTGCCGGCATCCTTAAAAAACAGGAGAAACTCCAGCAGCGCGTGGGCACCTGCTGGCGGTGCAAGACCCCGATCGAGATCCTCTCGAACCGGCAGTGGTTCATCCGGATCAAACAAAAGGAGATCCGGGATGCCGCCCACCAGATTGCATGGTACCCCGAACACATGCTGCGCCGGATGGAGAACTGGATCGACCAGATGGAATGGGACTGGTGCATCTCCCGGCAGCGGATCTTTGCAACCCCGATCCCGGTCTGGACCTGCGCAAAGTGCGGCGAGATCGTGGTGCCTGACGATAAGGATCTTCCCTGCGACCCCACGCTCACCAAGCCCAAACACCCCTGCCCGAAATGCGGTGGGAACGACTTTGTAGGTGAAGAGGATGTCCTTGATACCTGGATGGACTCGTCCATCTCGGTCTTAAACGTGACCGGCTGGGACGGCTCGGGGAAGCCGAAGATCTTCCCGGCGCAGATCCGCCCGCAGGGCCACGATATCATCCGGACCTGGGCGTTCTACTCGATCCTGCGCTCGGTCGCGCTCACGGGAAGCAAACCCTGGGACCAGATCCTCGTCAACGGCATGGTGCTCGGCGAGGACGGCTTCAAGATGAGCAAGAGCCGGGGGAACGTGATCGTTCCCGAGGATCTCGTAGGTCGGTACGGCGCCGATGCGCTCCGGCAGTGGGCGGCGACCGGGGCAGCGCTCGGCTCCGATATCATGTTCTCATGGAACGATGTGATCGCCGCGTCACGGTTCCAGACCAAGATGTGGAACATCGCCCGCTTCGCGCTCATCCAGCTCGAAAAGGAAGGCATTGATGAGAATGCCCCCATAACCGCGCTTGCCGACCGCTGGCTCCTTGCCCGGCTCTCGGACACGGTGGCAACGGTCAGCGCGAGGATGGAGAACTACGAGTTCGACGAAGCCCTCAAAGAGATCCGGGAATTCGCATGGGACGTACTCGCCGATAACTACATCGAACTGGCCAAAGGCCGGCTCTATGCCGGTGACGCATCGCGCAAGAGCGCCTGCCGGGTGCTCTACACCGCGTACGACGCACTCTGCCGGATGCTCGCGCCATTTGTCCCGTACTTTGCCGAGGAGTGCTACTCGTACCTCCACAAGGGGAGCGTGCACAATCAGTCGTGGGTTGATTTCACCTTCGATGACCCCGCAGCCCGGGCCGAAGGCGATCTGCTCGTGAAAGTGGTTGCTGAGGTACGCAAGTACAAGCATGACAAGGGCCTGGCGCTCAACGCACCGCTCGGGAAGGTCACGGTCTATGCCCCGCACACCACAAACGATGAGAACGACACAGGCCGGACCCTGAATGCGGACGTCCATTGGCGGACCGACAAGGCCCATCTTGACAAGGTGGTTTCGGGGATCGACTTCAACCGATCTGTGGTCGGCCCGGCATTAAGGAAAGATGCGGGCGCGTTCATGGAAGCAGTCAAGGCTCTTTCGCCCGAAGAACTCGCCAATCCGCCAAAAACGATCACGGTGAACGGGAAAGATCTCGCGATTCCCGAAAATGCATTTACGCCGAAGTATTCCTATGTGGAAGAAGGTGCGAAAGTTGATGTGATCACGGTCGGCGATGTGATCGTGACGGTGGCGGGGAAGGAATAA
- a CDS encoding antitoxin VapB family protein, whose product MPRAGEGRSIRIDPEVYEALLALKRGNMTFSDVIAQMLHECYGWSDAFPAGQSELADFAKEEDRT is encoded by the coding sequence ATGCCTCGTGCAGGCGAGGGACGGTCGATCCGGATTGATCCCGAGGTGTATGAGGCTTTGCTCGCGCTCAAGCGCGGCAACATGACCTTCAGCGATGTGATTGCACAGATGCTCCATGAGTGCTATGGCTGGTCGGATGCCTTCCCGGCCGGCCAGAGCGAACTTGCGGATTTTGCCAAAGAAGAGGACCGCACATGA